A window of Streptomyces marispadix contains these coding sequences:
- a CDS encoding (Fe-S)-binding protein → MTTQHGGSSESPAQAGAFDSHHPPSPELISDCVHCGFCLPACPTYELTGEEMNSPRGRIYQMKLISEGEAPLDAAAVSHFDNCLGCMACVTACPSGVRYDQLIESVRPQIERNWARSRGDRAFRELIFRLFPYPRRLRWAAVLGAVYQRLGIRRVLSRTGLLRRLPARLRALEALMPDVPLRAALRRTPVRSKALGLAGTETPPDPSSDTRPEPDSPATSAPAGEPPMAEPSMGEPAEGAPVAPAAAARRTVGMVTGCVQQVFFAQVNEATVRVLTAEGCDVIAPAEQGCCGALSEHAGREEEAAGRARRLIDVFEPLDVDTIVVNVAGCGSALKEYGRLLADDPRYRERAEAFAAKVRDISELLAELPPSAPRHPVPARLAHHEACHLAHAQGVREQPRAVLRAIPELDVVDIPEADMCCGSAGVYNLIQPEPAEELGRRKAGNVRSTAPDAVVTANPGCLLQISRHLDKQLPVLHPVQVVDASIRGVRPW, encoded by the coding sequence ATGACCACGCAGCACGGTGGAAGCAGCGAGTCCCCGGCCCAGGCCGGTGCCTTCGACTCCCACCACCCGCCGTCCCCGGAACTCATCTCCGACTGCGTGCACTGCGGCTTCTGCCTGCCCGCCTGCCCCACGTACGAGCTGACCGGCGAGGAGATGAACTCGCCGCGCGGACGCATCTACCAGATGAAACTCATCAGCGAGGGCGAGGCGCCGCTGGACGCCGCCGCCGTCAGCCACTTCGACAACTGCCTGGGCTGCATGGCCTGTGTGACGGCCTGCCCTTCGGGTGTGCGCTACGACCAGCTCATCGAGTCCGTACGGCCCCAGATCGAACGCAACTGGGCCCGCTCACGCGGCGATCGTGCCTTCCGCGAGCTGATCTTCCGCCTCTTCCCCTATCCGCGGCGGCTCAGGTGGGCGGCCGTGCTCGGCGCCGTGTACCAACGGCTGGGCATTCGCCGGGTGTTGAGCCGTACGGGCCTGCTGCGGCGGCTTCCCGCGCGGCTGCGCGCGCTGGAGGCGCTGATGCCGGACGTGCCGCTGCGGGCCGCGCTGCGCAGAACTCCCGTGCGCAGCAAGGCACTTGGCCTGGCCGGTACGGAGACGCCACCGGACCCGTCCTCGGACACGCGACCAGAGCCGGACTCCCCGGCGACGAGCGCACCCGCGGGCGAACCGCCAATGGCCGAACCGTCAATGGGCGAACCGGCAGAGGGCGCACCGGTGGCACCGGCCGCTGCCGCCCGCCGGACCGTCGGCATGGTCACAGGCTGCGTACAGCAGGTCTTCTTCGCTCAGGTCAACGAGGCGACCGTGCGTGTGCTCACGGCCGAGGGCTGCGACGTCATCGCCCCCGCGGAGCAGGGCTGTTGCGGCGCCCTGAGCGAGCACGCGGGACGCGAGGAGGAGGCCGCGGGACGGGCACGGCGACTCATCGACGTCTTCGAACCGCTCGACGTCGACACGATCGTCGTCAATGTGGCGGGCTGCGGCTCCGCGCTGAAAGAGTACGGACGGCTGCTCGCCGACGACCCCCGCTACCGCGAGCGCGCCGAGGCGTTCGCCGCCAAGGTGCGCGACATCTCCGAACTCCTCGCCGAACTGCCCCCGTCGGCGCCCCGGCACCCGGTACCCGCTCGCCTCGCCCACCATGAGGCGTGCCATCTGGCGCACGCCCAGGGAGTGCGCGAACAGCCCCGTGCCGTGCTGCGCGCCATCCCGGAACTGGACGTCGTCGACATCCCCGAGGCCGACATGTGCTGCGGCTCCGCGGGCGTCTACAACCTGATCCAGCCCGAGCCCGCCGAGGAGCTGGGCCGACGCAAGGCCGGCAACGTACGCTCCACAGCCCCGGACGCCGTGGTGACCGCCAACCCCGGCTGTCTGCTTCAGATTTCGCGCCATCTCGACAAGCAGCTCCCCGTGCTGCACCCCGTCCAGGTCGTCGACGCCTCCATACGCGGCGTCAGGCCCTGGTGA